A single window of Oxyura jamaicensis isolate SHBP4307 breed ruddy duck chromosome 3, BPBGC_Ojam_1.0, whole genome shotgun sequence DNA harbors:
- the CAD gene encoding CAD protein isoform X1, with protein sequence MGRLVLQDGSVLRGRAFGAAAAAAGEVVFQTGVVGYPEALTDPSYRAQILVLTYPLVGNYGVPRDEADPFGLSRWFESSKIHVAALVVGECSETPSHWSASCSLHQWLKEQNIPGLAGVDTRALTKKIREKGTLLGKLVPDETLETSLSFEDPNKRHLVQEVSLKTPRVFNPGGSLRITAVDCGLKYNQVRCLCERGAAVTVVPWDHPLDTADFDGLFISNGPGDPQLCQQTVANLRSVLGAPQPKPVFGVCLGHQLIALAIGAHTYKMKYGNRGHNQPCLHEDTGRCFITAQNHGFAVEAGSLPPGWAPLFTNANDRSNEGLVHEHKPFFSVQFHPEHRAGPTDLEGLFDVFVEAARDLQRGDGSARTVRQHLQDWLAYSEAPAAGQEPARPRKVLILGSGGLSIGQAGEFDYSGSQAIKALKEENIQTVLINPNIATVQTSKGLADKVYFLPITPEYVTQVIRNERPDGVLLTFGGQTALNCGVELTKAGVLERYRVRVLGTPVASIEMTEDRKVFVEKMEEIGEHVAPSEAAASLEQAQAAAERLGYPVLVRSAYALGGLGSGFANSREELVALVSQAFTHTSQVLVDKSLKGWKEIEYEVVRDAYNNCVTVCNMENLDPLGIHTGESIVVAPSQTLNDTEYFMLRRTAVKVVQHLGIVGECNIQFALNPESEQYYIIEVNARLSRSSALASKATGYPLAYVAAKLALGIPLPVLRNSVTNSTTANFEPSLDYCVVKIPRWDLSKFLRVSTKIGSSMKSVGEVMAIGRNFEEAFQKALRMVDENCVGFDHTVKPASDVELETPTDKRIFVLAAALRAGYSIERLYELTKIDCWFLHKMKNITDHAVLLEAYREEQSTMPPAVLQRAKQLGFSDKQVALAVLSTELAVRKMRHDLKILPVVKQIDTVAAEWPAQTNYLYLTYNGTEHDLAFHEPHVMVIGSGVYRIGSSVEFDWCAVGCIQELRKMGFKTIMVNYNPETVSTDYDMCDRLYFDEISFEVVMDIYELENPEGVILSMGGQLPNNIAMALHRQQCRILGTSPEAIDSAENRFKFSRLLDTIGISQPLWKELSDMESAKHFCGKVGYPCVVRPSYVLSGAAMNVAYSDSDLEKFLSNAVAVSKEQPVVISKFIQEAKEIDVDAVACDGVVVAIAISEHVENAGVHSGDATLVTPPQDITPKTLERIKAIVHAIGQELQVTGPFNLQLIAKDDQLKVIECNVRVSRSFPFVSKTLGVDLVALASQVIMGEDVEPVGLMTGTGIVGVKVPQFSFSRLAGADVVLGVEMTSTGEVACFGENRCEAYLKAMLSTGFKIPKKNILLTIGSYKNKSELLPTVRTLESLGYNLYASLGTADFYTEHGIKVMAVDWHFEEADGSEAGARETQRSILDYLAENHFEMVINLSMRNSGGRRLSSFVTKGYRTRRLAVDYSVPLIIDIKCTKLFVEALGQIGAAPPLKMHVDCMTSQKLIRLPGLIDVHVHLREPGGTHKEDFASGTAAALAGGVTMVCAMPNTSPAITDATSFALAQKLAEAGARCDFALFLGASSDNASSLGPLAGAAAGLKLYLNDTFSSLRMDDVSLWMEHFEQWPRHLPIVAHAERQTVAAVLMVAQLHQRPVHICHVARREEILLIKAAKQKGVPVTCEVAPHHLFLCRDDLGRLGAGCGSVRPALGTQQDVEALWENMDTIDCFATDHAPHTLEEKQGLEPPPGYPGLETMLPLLLTAVSEGRLTVEDIVQRLYENPRKIFGLPAQEDTYVEVDLEQEWVIPKRTAFSKARWTPFEGMKVKGTVRRVVLRGEVAYIDGQVLVPPGYGQDVRKWPLGAVPVPHTAPSKDSVKTPERPRHAGVGETLRGRASSPRRAGPVGEGRFHLPPRIHRASDPGLPAFRRLGATHRPGARGTAEDAREKAGRKAAEADPAAIQDSHVYPPGPFPRQASPQGVPHFQTSPLLHPLVGQHILSVRQFSKEQMSHLFNVAHTLRMLVQKERSLDILKGKVMASMFYEASTRTSSSFAAAMCRLGGSVVSFSEATSSVQKGESLADSVQTMCCYADVLVLRHPQPGAVELAAKHCRKPVINAGDGVGEHPTQALLDIFTIREELGTVNGMTITMVGDLKHGRTVHSLARLLTQYRVNLRYVTPPSLRMPADITTFVASKGIKQEEFGSIEEALPDTDVLYVTRIQKERFESAEEYEACFGQFVLTPHSMTRAKEKMVVMHPLPRVNEISVEVDSDPRAAYFRQAEQGMYVRMALLATVLGRY encoded by the exons GGGTGGATACTCGGGCCCTAACAAAGAAGATCCGTGAGAAGGGCACGCTGCTGGGGAAGCTGGTGCCAGATGAGACCCTTGAGACAAGCCTCTCCTTTGAGGACCCCAACAAGCGGCATCTCGTCCAGGAGGTGTCACTGAAG ACACCCCGCGTGTTCAACCCGGGCGGATCCCTGCGGATCACCGCAGTCGACTGCGGCCTCAAGTACAACCAGGTCCGGTGCCTGTGCGAGCGGGGGGCGGCCGTCACCGTGGTTCCCTGGGACCATCCGCTGGACACCGCAG ACTTTGATGGGCTTTTCATCAGCAACGGCCCTGGGGACccgcagctctgccagcagacaGTGGCCAACCTGCGCAGCGTGCTGGGGGCCCCCCAGCCCAAGCCCGTCTTCGGGGTCTGCCTGGGGCACCAGCTGATCGCCTTGGCCATTGGTGCCCACACCTACAAGATGAA GTACGGGAACCGTGGGCACaaccagccctgcctgcacgaGGACACGGGGCGCTGCTTCATCACGGCGCAGAACCACGGCTTCGCGGTGGAGGCGGGCAGCCTGCCACCCGGCTGGGCCCCGCTCTTCACCAACGCCAACGACCGCTCCAACGAGGGCCTCGTGCACGAGCACAAGCCCTTCTTCAG TGTCCAGTTCCACCCTGAGCACCGCGCCGGCCCCACGGACCTGGAGGGACTCTTTGATGTCTTCGTGGAGGCAGCACGGGACCTGCAGCGGGGGGATGGCAGTGCCAGAACAG TGCGGCAGCACCTGCAGGACTGGCTGGCGTACAGCGAGGCGccggctgcagggcaggagcccgcccggccccgcaaGGTGCTGATCCTGGGCTCTGGCGGCCTCTCCATCGGGCAGGCAGGAGAGTTTGACTACTCGGGGTCGCAG GCCATCAAAGCGCTGAAGGAGGAGAACATCCAGACGGTGCTGATCAACCCCAACATCGCCACGGTGCAGACCTCCAAGGGGCTGGCAGACAAGGTGTACTTCCTGCCCATCACCCCCGAGTACGTCACCCAG GTGATCCGGAATGAGCGCCCCGACGGGGTGCTGCTGACTTTCGGGGGGCAGACGGCCCTCAACTGCGGCGTGGAGCTCACCAAGGCTGGGGTGCTGGAGCGGTACCGCGTGCGGGTGCTGGGCACCCCCGTCGCCTCCATCGAGATGACGGAGGATCGCAAAGTCTTTGTAGAAAAGATGGAGGAGATCGGGGAGCACGTGGCGCCCAGCGAGGCCGCTGCCTCCCTGGAGCAG gcacaggcagcagccgAGCGGCTCGGGTACCCGGTGCTGGTGCGCTCCGCGTATGCCCTCGGGGGCCTGGGCTCCGGCTTCGCCAACAGCCGGGAGGAGCTGGTGGCACTGGTGAGCCAGGCCTTCACCCACACCTCCCAGGTCCTGGTGGACAAGTCCCTGAAGGGCTGGAAGGAGATCGAGTACGAGGTGGTGCGGGACGCCTACAACAACTGCGTCACG GTGTGCAACATGGAGAACCTGGACCCGCTGGGGATCCACACGGGCGAGTCCATCGTGGTGGCGCCCAGTCAGACCCTCAATGACACCGAGTACTTCATGCTGCGGCGCACGGCCGTGAAGGTGGTGCAGCACCTGGGCATCGTGGGCGAGTGCAACATCCAGTTTGCACTGAACCCCGAGTCGGAGCAG TACTACATCATCGAGGTGAACGCCCGGCTCTCCCgcagctctgccctggccaGTAAGGCCACCGGCTACCCCCTGGCTTACGTGGCTGCCAAGCTGGCCCTGGGCATCCCCCTGCCTGTCCTCAG GAACTCGGTCACAAACTCCACCACTGCCAACTTCGAGCCCAGCCTGGATTACTGCGTGGTGAAGATCCCGCGCTGGGACCTCAGCAAGTTCCTGCGCGTCAGCACCAAGATCGGCAGCTCCATGAAGAGCGTGG GGGAGGTGATGGCCATCGGCAGGAACTTTGAGGAGGCTTTCCAGAAGGCGCTGAGGATGGTGGACGAGAACTGCGTGGGCTTCGACCACACTGTGAAACCAGCCTCGGATGTG gagctggagacACCCACGGACAAGCGGATCTTTGTGCTGGCCGCGGCGCTGCGGGCCGGCTACTCCATCGAGCGCCTCTACGAGCTGACCAAGATTGACTGCTGGTTCCTGCACAAGATGAAGAACATCACGGACCACGCGGTGCTGCTGGAGGCGTACCGCGAGGAGCAGAGCACCATGCCGCCCGCTGTGCTCCAGCGCGCCAAGCAGCTGGGCTTCTCCGACAAGCAGGTGGCCTTGGCAGTGCTCAG CACCGAGCTGGCCGTACGGAAGATGCGGCACGACCTGAAGATCCTGCCGGTGGTGAAGCAGATCGATACCGTGGCGGCCGAGTGGCCGGCCCAAACCAACTACCTGTACCTGACCTACAACGGCACCGAGCACGACCTGGCCTTCCACGAGCCCCATGTCATGGTCATCGGCTCCGGCGTTTACCGCATCGGCAGCAGCGTCGAGTTCGACTGGTGTGCCGTGGGCTGCATCCAGGAGCTCCGCAAG ATGGGTTTCAAGACGATCATGGTGAACTACAACCCCGAGACAGTGAGCACGGACTACGACATGTGCGACCGCCTCTACTTCGACGAGATCTCCTTTGAG GTGGTGATGGACATCTATGAGCTGGAGAACCCCGAGGGTGTGATCCTGTCCATGGGGGGGCAGCTGCCCAACAACATTGCCATGGCCCTGCACCGGCAGCAGTGCCGCATCCTGGGCACCTCCCCGGAGGCCATTGACTCGGCCGAGAACCGCTTCAAGTTCTCCCGCCTGCTCGACACCATCGGCATCAGCCAGCCCCTCTGGAAGGAGCTCTCAGACATGGag TCGGCCAAGCACTTCTGCGGCAAGGTGGGCTACCCCTGCGTCGTGCGGCCCTCCTACGTGCTGAGCGGTGCGGCCATGAACGTGGCCTACTCGGACAGCGACCTGGAGAAGTTCCTGAGCAACGCCGTGGCTGTGTCCAAGGAGCAGCCCGTTGTCATCTCCAAGTTCATCCAGGAGGCCAAG GAGATCGACGTGGACGCGGTGGCCTGCGACGGCGTGGTGGTGGCCATTGCCATCTCAGAGCACGTGGAGAACGCCGGGGTGCATTCCGGCGATGCCACTCTGGTGACACCCCCTCAGGACATCACCCCCAAGACGCTGGAGCGCATCAAGGCAATCGTCCATGCCAtcgggcaggagctgcaggtcaCCGGGCCCTTCAACCTGCAGCTCATCGCCAAG GACGACCAGCTGAAGGTGATCGAGTGCAACGTGCGCGTGTCCCGCTCCTTTCCCTTCGTCTCCAAGACCCTGGGAGTGGACCTGGTGGCTCTGGCCAGCCAGGTGATCATGGGCGAGGACGTGGAGCCCGTGGGGCTCATGACAGGCACGGGCATCGTTGGCGTCAAG GTGCCCCAGTTCTCCTTCTCGCGCCTGGCGGGCGcggacgtggtgctgggcgtGGAGATGACCAGCACGGGCGAGGTGGCCTGCTTCGGGGAGAACCGCTGCGAGGCGTACCTGAAGGCCATGCTCAGCACTGGCTTCAAGATCCCCAAGAAGAACATCCTGCTGACCATCGGCAGCTACAAG AACAAGAGCGAGCTGCTGCCCACGGTGCGGACCCTGGAGAGCCTCGGCTACAACCTGTACGCCAGCCTCGGCACGGCCGACTTCTACACGGAGCACGGCATCAAG GTGATGGCGGTGGACTGGCACTTCGAGGAGGCAGACGGCAGCGAGGCCGGCGCCCGTGAGACGCAGCGCAGCATCCTGGACTACCTGGCCGAGAACCACTTTGAGATGGTCATCAACCTCTCCATGCGCAACTCGGGGGGGCGGCGTCTTTCCTCCTTCGTCACCAAGGGGTACCGCACCCGGCGCCTGGCCGTCGACTACTCGGTGCCGCTGATCATCGACATCAAGTGCACCAAGCTCTTTGTGGAG gCACTGGGCCAGATCGGGGCCGCCCCCCCGCTCAAGATGCACGTGGACTGCATGACGTCCCAGAAACTCATCCGCCTGCCGG GGCTGATCGACGTCCATGTGCACCTCCGCGAGCCGGGTGGCACCCATAAGGAGGACTTTGCCTcaggcacagcagctgccttggCTGGGGGCGTCACTATGGTGTGTGCCATGCCCAACACCAGCCCTGCCATCACCGATGCCACCTCCTTTGCCCTGGCGCAGAAG CTGGCTGAGGCCGGGGCGCGCTGCGACTTCGCCCTCTTCCTGGGTGCTTCCTCGGACAATGCCAGCTCGCTGGGACCCCTGGCCGGGGCGGCTGCTGGGCTCAAGCTGTACCTGAACGACACCTTCTCCAGCCTGCGGATGGACGACGTGTCGCTGTGGATGGAG CACTTCGAGCAGTGGCCGCGGCACCTGCCCATCGTGGCCCACGCTGAGAGGCAGACGGTGGCCGCTGTCCTGATGGTGGCCCAGCTGCACCAGCGCCCCGTGCACATCTGCCACGTGGCCCGccgggaggag ATCCTCCTCATCAAGGCGGCCAAGCAGAAGGGGGTCCCGGTGACGTGCGAGGTGGCCCCGCACCACCTCTTCCTGTGCCGGGATGACCTGGGGCGCCTCGGGGCGGGCTGCGGGTCCGTGCGGCCGGCGCTGGGCACCCAGCAGGACGTGGAGGCGCTCTGGGAGAACATGGACACCATCGACTGCTTCGCCACGGACCACG CCCCGCACACgctggaggagaagcaggggctggagccaCCCCCTGGCTACCCAGGCCTGGAGACCatgctgccgctgctgctgacGGCCGTGTCCGAGGGACGCCTCACCGTGGAGGACATTGTCCAGCGCCTCTACGAGAACCCCCGCAAGATCTTTGGGCTGCCAGCGCAGGAGGACACCTACGTGGAG GTGGACCTGGAGCAGGAGTGGGTCATCCCCAAACGCACGGCCTTCTCCAAGGCCCGCTGGACGCCCTTCGAGGGCATGAAGGTGAAGGGGACGGTGCGACGGGTGGTGCTGCGCGGGGAAGTCGCCTACATCGACGGGCAG gtgctggtgcCCCCTGGCTACGGGCAGGACGTGAGGAAGTGGCCCCTGGGAGCCGTGCCCGTGCCACACACGGCCCCCTCCAAGGACAGCGTGAAG ACCCCCGAGCGGCCCAGGCATGCAGGGGTGGGCGAGACGCTGCGCGGCCGAGCCTCCAGCCCCCGCCGGGCCGGCCCCGTGGGCGAGGGGCGCTTCCACCTCCCGCCCCGCATCCACCGCGCCTCCGACCCCGGGCTGCCAG CGTTCCGGAGGCTGGGAGCCACGCACCGCCCGGGCGCCCGAGGCACCG ctgagGACGCCCGAGAAAAGGCCGGCAGGAAGGCAGCGGAGGCAG ATCCAGCTGCGATTCAGGACAGCCACGTGTACCCGCCGGGACCCTTCCCGCGCCAGGCATCCCCCCAGGGTGTTCCCCACTTCCAGACCTCCCCGCTGCTGCACCCCCTCGTCGGGCAGCACATCCTCTCCGTCCGGCAGTTCTCCAAGGAGCAG ATGTCGCATCTCTTCAACGTGGCGCACACCCTGCGCATGCTGGTGCAGAAGGAGCGGAGCCTGGACATCCTCAAg GGCAAGGTGATGGCGTCCATGTTCTACGAGGCGAGCACGCGGACCAGCAGCTCCTTCGCGGCGGCCATGTGCCGCCTGGGCGGCTCCGTGGTGTCCTTCTCCGAAGCCACGTCCTCGGTGCAGAAGGGCGAGTCGCTGGCTGACTCGGTGCAGACCATGTGCTGCTACGCCGACGTGCTGGTGCTGCGGCACCCCCAGCCAGGTGCTGTCGAG CTGGCTGCCAAGCACTGCCGCAAGCCCGTGATCAACGCCGGGGACGGGGTGGGGGAGCACCCCACGCAGGCGCTGCTGGACATCTTCACCATCCGGGAGGAGCTGGGCACTGTCAACGGCATGACG ATCACCATGGTGGGCGACCTGAAGCACGGGCGCACGGTGCACTCCCTGGCCCGCCTGCTCACCCAGTACCGCGTCAACCTGCGCTACGTGACGCCCCCCAGCCTCCGTATGCCGGCTGACATCACCACCTTTGTGGCCTCCAAGGGCATCAAGCAG GAGGAGTTCGGGAGCATCGAGGAGGCGCTGCCAGACACCGACGTGCTCTACGTGACCCGCATCCAGAAGGAGCGCTTCGAGTCTGCCGAGGAGTACGAGGCC TGCTTCGGGCAGTTCGTCCTGACGCCGCACAGCATGACAAGGGCCAAGGAGAAGATGGTGGTGATGCACCCGCTGCCGCGCGTCAACGAGATCAG CGTGGAGGTGGACTCGGACCCGCGCGCCGCGTACTTCCGGCAGGCGGAGCAGGGGATGTACGTGCGCATGGCGCTGCTGGCCACCGTGCTGGGCCGCTACTGA